From Candidatus Aegiribacteria sp., one genomic window encodes:
- a CDS encoding polyprenol monophosphomannose synthase codes for MDYIAQNTESRGLLKTPLIVVPTYNELENIRNLLPVLLDLQIKPDILVVDDQSPDGTGEAVLEQEHTGRVHLLSRPEKAGLGKAYIEGFKWALERDKYGPIIQMDADFSHKPDRVPELVKALDNNDVAIGSRYCSGVNVVNWPLSRLLLSWFANRYTKVITGLPLEDATGGFKAFRRAALEKLDLNSIKSDGYSFQIEVSYKLYRAGCSITEVPIIFVDRHAGTSKMTKSIVWEAVWMVWHLRFPWLF; via the coding sequence ATGGATTATATTGCGCAAAATACAGAAAGTAGAGGTCTTTTGAAAACACCACTGATTGTTGTCCCAACTTACAACGAACTGGAAAACATTCGAAACCTGCTTCCCGTTCTGCTTGATCTTCAAATAAAGCCCGATATACTCGTGGTAGATGATCAAAGTCCGGATGGAACAGGAGAAGCAGTCCTGGAGCAGGAACATACTGGAAGAGTTCATCTTCTCAGTCGCCCTGAGAAAGCCGGTCTCGGCAAGGCGTATATTGAAGGATTCAAATGGGCACTGGAAAGGGATAAGTACGGTCCGATAATTCAGATGGATGCAGACTTTTCTCATAAACCTGATAGAGTGCCGGAACTTGTTAAAGCTCTTGATAATAACGATGTCGCTATTGGCTCAAGATATTGCAGTGGCGTAAATGTTGTCAACTGGCCCCTCTCGCGATTGCTGCTTTCCTGGTTCGCCAACAGGTATACGAAGGTGATAACCGGATTGCCGCTTGAGGATGCTACGGGAGGTTTCAAGGCTTTCAGAAGAGCAGCTCTTGAAAAACTTGATCTGAATTCAATAAAATCCGATGGGTACTCCTTCCAGATAGAGGTTTCATACAAGCTCTACAGAGCAGGATGCTCTATTACAGAGGTTCCCATCATTTTTGTGGACAGGCATGCCGGAACCTCCAAGATGACAAAAAGCATTGTATGGGAGGCTGTCTGGATGGTATGGCATCTCCGTTTTCCCTGGCTTTTCTGA